From the Ignavibacteriales bacterium genome, the window GTCTTCTTCCTTATCATCTCCGGACGCTTCGGCGGTATGAGCCCCGTGCCCTTCCAAAACGTCCAGCTCGCCACCGGCGTCACGCTCTCCTGTATCACCGCCGAAAACTTACTCCGCATCATCGCAAGCAAAATACTAAAACCCCTCACCTACGACACCGCAAAGATCAAACAACTCCTCATAACCGGCGGAGAGGTCACAAAAACTAACATAGAGAAGGTGTTTAAGCAGTAGCAGAAAAGACTCCACAAAAATTATTATTAATTAGTATTTAACAAAATCAATAAGTATACTGTAAACAAAGTATCTTAGCTAAAGAATTAGGTTGATTTGAACTCAAAAAATCTCTACTTTTAAGCTATGTTAATTTGTCATAATGGAAAGAAATCATTACATTAAAGATACCATAAATATTTATAGGTTTAACAATATGAAAATTTGGAAAAACAAATCTGTAATTCAATTACTGAGTGAAGAAAGTAAGAGTGATCCTGTAGAAATTATTAAGGAGAGAGCAAAGAAATTAGTTGTAGAATCTATTGATAAAGGATGGAAAGGGCCACCGTATAATCCACTCGATTTAGCAAGGTTTTTAAAAATTGATATTTCCCCAAATGATAATGTTATTGATGCGAGGACAATTCCAATTGGAAAAAATAAATTTCTGATTGAGTATAACCCATTTGAGAGAGAATCTAGAATAAACTTTTCAATCGCACATGAGTTAGGTCATTTTTTGTTCAGTGATTGTAGCGATGAAATCCGCAATAGAGAGTCAAAAGTTGCTTATGGAAAGGGTGAACAATGGGAGCTTGAATTTTTATGTAATGTAGCCGCATCGGAGATTCTCTTACCTTATGGTTCTTTTATCGAAGATGCAAATAAAGCAAATTTAAATATACACTCTTTGATTGAATTATCAAATAAGTATAAAGCTTCATTGGAAGCAGTAATGCTCAGATTCACAAGTGTTACTAACAAGTCGTGTGGTATTGCGTTTGCTACTTTCAGGAATGACTCCTTAATAGTTGATTACTCGAAAACCTCAAAGGATTTTGGGGTAAACTTCTCAAAAAATTTTGTAATACCTTTTACATCGGAAGCATATTCTTGTAAGTACTCAGGAAGAACCTCAAGCGAAAATGTAAGGTGGGAAATTCTTGACGGTAGACATTTTAGACTAAGTTATGTTGGTCTTCCCCCTTTGCCTCAACAATCAAATCAAAGAGTGGGAATTTTCTTTGTTCCACTTGACATAGAAAGTATAAAAGAAAGCAAAATAAAAATAGAGTTTGGAGATGCTCGTGAGCCGTTGGGAGCCGGAAATAAAATAATAGCACAGCTAATAAATACAAGTGGAGGGGTTGGCTTTGGATTTGGGAGGGCTATGGCTGAGGCTTGGCCAGAAACAAAACATTCCATTGCAAACTGGAAAAATGATACAAAAAACTTTCGCTTAGGTAAAACAAAAATGTTTGAATTGGAAAAAGGACTTTTTGTTTTTCAGATGTTAGCACAACAAGGAATTCACGCTAAAAGGGGAGAAATTCCTTTGAAGTACTCGGCATTAAGATTATGCCTTAAAGAATTAGCTAAATCTGCGCTAGAAATTAACGCGAGTGTACATATGCCTCAAATCGGTGCAGGGCAAGCTGGGGGGAATTGGGATATAATACAGGAAATGATATTCTCTGAATTAGTTTTAAAAGAAATAGATGTAACCGTCTACATACTACCAGGTAAAATTTCTAAGCCAATCTTTAAAAATACTCTTTCATTATTTGACGAAGAATCTCTATGGCAGAAAGAAAATTAATCTTGTTGTTGAGTGGCGAAATTGCCTCGGGTAAGACAACCCTGTCTAAGAATCTTCAGGATAAATATGGATTTAAGGTATCAAGAACCAGGGAAGGAATTAAGAAAAGATATCATGCTAGTAGATCACGTGAAGATTTGCAGATTTTCGGAGAAAAATTGGACAAAACAACCAAAGGGAGATGGGTCTTAGAACATTTTCAAGATGAATTCTATACAAGTTTTTTCGAAAATGATTTTTTTGTTATAGATTCAGTTAGAATCAAGGAACAGATTGAACAATTTCGAAGAGCATATGGTTATTCAGTTTTCCACATTCATTTATTGTCATCAGATGCGACTTTGTATGATAGGTTCATCAAAAGGGGTGAGAATAAGGATTTAGGAGAAAGGAAATTAAAAAGAAAATATTCTGAGTTTAAGAAAAATAATACAGAATCTCAGGTTAATGAGCTAGCAGATAAAGCTGATCTTGTAATTGATACTGATAGATGTAATGCCAACGATGTTTTTGTTAAAGTAGTTTGTTTCCTGAAGTTGCTACCTCCTAATGATAGTGAGTTAGTGGATATAATTGTTGGGGGTCAGTTTGGATCAGAGGGCAAAGGTCAAGTGGCGGCATACTTATCGCCAAATTATGATTGTTTATTGAGGGTCGGAGGTCCAAATGCAGGCCATTCGGTTTATGAGGAACCGATACATGATGTTTTCCATCTTTTACCTTCCGGGACCAACAGAAATAAAACGGCGAAGCTTATATTGGGTCCAGGGTCAGTGATTAATCTTAAAAAGATTTTAGAAGAAGTAAAGAAATTTGGTATTGAGGATAGGAAGAGACTGATTATTGATGAGAATGTTACAGTTATATCAGAAGAAGATATTAAAAATGAAAAAAAATACAAGAAAAATATCGGTTCGACAACTCAAGGAGTGGGATATGCTACTGCCAAAAATATCATTGAAAGAATTAAAGGCAAAAATTCTCATAAGGCCAAGCACTTTAAGGAACTAAGTTCTTTTATAGGATCTTCTTTTGAAGAGTTACAATTCTTGTTTAGACATAATAAGAAAATACTATTGGAAGGCACCCAAGGAACTTTGTTAAGTTTACACCATGGTATCTATCCATATGTTACATCAAGAGATACATCTGCGTCAGGGTGCTTATCGGAAGCGGGTATATCACCGAAAAGAGTAAGGAAAATTATTTTAGTTACAAGAACATATCCTATAAGGGTAGCGGGTAATTCAGGTCCTTTTTTGAGCAATGAAATTGGTTGGAATGATGTCTCAAAGAGATCTAGGATTAAGATAAATGAATTACTGAACAGGGAAAAAACAACAACGACAAAAAGGGATAGGAGAGTAGCAGAATTTTCTTGGCCTTTATTCCAAAAATCATGTGAATTAAATTCTCCAACCGACATTGCTTTAACTTTCTCTGATTACATCTGTATTGAGAATAGGAAAGCCAAAAGGTATGAACAACTAACCTCAGAGACAAAAAGAATGATAGAAGAAGTTGAAAGGTGTGCGGGTGTGCCTGTTAGCCTAATAAGCACTTCATTTGATTATAGAGCAATTATAGACAGGAGAAATTGGATTTAATGGACTTAGAGCAATTTATAGTTGATAGACCATATCTATATCATTTAACAAGTAAGGAGAATTTTGACTTAATTAAAAAAGACAGAATTCTGTATAGTGCAAACAAGTTATTTAAATTCTGTAATTTAGACCCTTTGCAGTACAGAATTAAGAGAAAAAAGCATCTTTATATTGAGAAAAAGGGTAAAAAGATTATGATTAGAGATCAAAGACCACTAAGTGAAATTGCTTTAGCAAAGTGTTTGGAAGATGGTTGGTTGTGTAAGGATTATTATTATTATTTAAACGATAGAGTGTTTTTCTGGCCAACTCTAGAAAGATTAAACCCACATTTCAATAGATATGAAGATGAAAAACCTTTAATAATAAGATTAAATACACGAGATGTTATAACGCTAAACAAGAATGTTAAGTTTTCGAGATTAAATTCTGGGGCTACCCGTCCAAATGCCTATCTTGGTGGAATCGCACCAAAGAGAGGTAAAAATACTTTTGTTGTAGCACCCTCGTTTCAATTTCCTATTAGAAAAGTTGCCGAGGTTACTTTTGACGTGAAGTGTGTTTTACCTCAAAAGGTAATGTATTCATCATCACCTGTAGGATCATGGAAAAATGTTTAAAATAACTTGAGATGCCTATTTCCTATTCAAATCGTTGTAGCTATTCAATTCATCAGCGCGTACACAACGATATTCGTACCCATCTTAAAACTTTCCTCTCTCTTTTCGGGAGGATCATTATGCTCCTTTGTATCTGCCCACCCATCTGAAATGTTCGTCTCATAAGTATAATACAGACACATTCTCCCGTTACTATACACCGCGAAGCCCTGCGGCGGCTTACCATCATGCTCATGTATCTTCGGCAGACCATGCGGGAAGTCATACTCACTGTGATATATCGGGTGATTAAATGGAAGCTCCCTCATCTCATCCGTAGGAAATATTTTTTTTATCTCGCGCCTGAACGACTCGTCCATACCATAATCATCATCCACATATAAAAACCCTCCTGCCTCGCAGTACCGCCTCAAGCGCACTGCCTCATTCTCGCTCAGCTCTATATTACCGTGCCCCGTTATCATTATAAAAGGATAATCGAATATCTCATCCGAGTTCACGTTCACCGAATAAAATTTCGCCTCGTCCACGTCTATCACTGTGTTCTTCTTAAGATACTCCATCATATTTATCTCAGCCGAAGGATCATTATACCAGTCACCCCCGCCCGAATACTGTAGCCGCGCTATCTTGAACGGGGAACTATCCTTCCGCTCACCCCGCGGATCGTTCCCCTCCTGCGCCTTTACAATAATAAACGCTACTAATAAAATGACGGGTATGATAATAAATCGTTTCATAATACTCACCGCTAAGAACGCGAAGACCGCCAAGAAAAATACTTATTATGCTTAGCGTACTTTGCGACCTTTGCGGTTAAATCTTTTTTTATTTAATTAGTATAGCTTTCTTGATGTCAGTGAAGCTTTTTGTCTCCAGCTTATAAAAATACACACCGCTCGGGAGCGCAGAAGCATCCCACGTGAACGAATACTCTCCCGCCGGGAGGTCCTCCTTCACCAGCACAGCGACCCTCTCCCCCAACAAATTATATACGCTTAACTCCACGAATGTGTTTCCCGCGAGCGCGAACTTTATACTCGTCGCCGGATTAAATGGATTCGGATAGTTCTGCGAAAGAGAAAACCTATCAGGTATGCCTGAATTCGAGTTTTGAATCCCCGTCGGAATGTCGAGTTTTTGGGTTCCATCACGGCGTGAGTTGCCTTTGTATGTGCTCCATGTCTTTTTTGGGGCGGGGTCCCACAGCCCGGGCGTATCCCACGCGTAGATCTTTCTGTCGTTGCAGGGAGCGAAGAGCTCGACGTCACCATCCCCGTCGATGTCCACCATCGTCGGGTTAGAGTTAAAAGCATTTAGTACGGTAGCTTCACTACTGAGCGGGAATCCTGCAGCGGAATCACCGGTTGCGGTGATAGCGTACATTTTTCCCTGGTTAGTGCCGCCGATAATTTCGGGGATACCGTCTCCGGTCACGTCCGCGATGGCAGTATTTCCGTCTACCCAGGTAGCAAAAACACCTCTCGGAAAACTGGGCAGCATCGTTCCGTCTAAATTGAAACACACAATTTTGCCGAGGGAAACCGCCTCCACTGTCCCGAAAGCGATCTCGACCTCACTATCACCGTCCACATCACCGATGGAAACACCGGCGTAAGGATGTCCGGACGGAACGGGGAACGGAAAATTAGGGAGTAGTGTGCCGTCGGGATTGTAAGCATAAATTCCATTTATGTCGGAGGTGTTTAGGTCTTTGAGACGTATTACGACGTCCAGTTTGTTATCGTTATTCAAATCGTAGAGCACTGGTGTGCCACCGACCGAGTAAGGTCCGCAAAGTTTGGGCCAGCCGGGTTTTACAGCGCCGTCGTGAGTATAACACATTAGGCGTCCTTCATAGCTCGACCCCGCGTCATATCCCGTCCCGAAGAATATCTCGGTCTTGCCGTCATTATCAACGTCCGCGGCAACGGGCGCAGATGATGATGCTTTAAGGTAGTCTATCGGGAAGCCGGGCATTTCCGTCACCGTTCCGGTGTTCCAGCTGAGCAGGTGCAGGCGCGCGTTTAAGTCATTACTTCTGTCAAAGGATATTATCACGATCTCAAGTTTGTTGTCATTATTCACATCGACCAAGCAAGGTGTCGAGTGTTCGCTGACCGCTCCGGTCGAGAAGGGAAATCCCGTTACCATCGATCCGTCAAAATTGTGTGCATACACCTGTCCATTCTCATCGGCATGGACAACCTCCATCTCGCCGTCTCCGTCTATGTCGCCGAGGGCAGGTATCTCTATCGAGCCGGACGTTTGCAACGAACCGAACGGTATAGAGTACGGAAAACCGAGAACGAAGGCTCCGCTGGCTTTGTAGCCATAGAGCAAGGGAGTTCCGCTAGAGGTAAATGAGTGTGTCGCGAAAATCTCGTAAGTACCATTGCCATCCATATCGGCAATTGTCGTTGATGAGTTGTACCAGGGCCAGTCTATCGAGGATTGGCGAGGCCATCCGAACTGGTACGGGATAGCATCGGTCTGTAGCTGCTGTGTCTGCGGAATGTATCTGTATTCCTGAGTTTTTATAATATCAAAGCGGGAATTTCGCAGAGCGCCAAGCTGTGATGAATTACATATAGCGGTTACGTAGCCATTATCCTGATTATAGATGAATTTCCCACTAGGGGTAATTTTTACGTCATCAAATTCCTTGACAAGTGTTTGCAGGTACCGGAGATCGTTGTCGTTATTTATTTTTATCCAGACGGCGTAATCGCCTGCGAAGGAAGTTCCTGCTAATAGCAGGAGTATTATTATAGTGTAAAAAGTTTTAAGCATAGTTTTTCATTTTTATTTAATTATGTACTTTTGACCGCCCAAAAGTACCAAAAGGTAAAGCTGTTGATATATATAATTTGTAAAGTCAAAATAAAATTTAGGGATATTAGGAGATAACATCAATGTACGATGAATTATTACTAAATATATGTTTATGCGTTAAAAATTATACCGTGGGATGAAATATATAATTGATAAAAATGACTTTAAAAATTCCTAAAACATCAATATTTTAACTCCAATCATATCATTACAACTTCAATGTAGCCGGGGGATGAACGAAAAAGATGGTAATGCAATGAGCAGTTGTCTCAATATAGAAAATGAAAGAGATTTTTTACAAAATAGGTAACACCTTAAATAAACTATCCGGACCCGGGGTATTTTTCACTGCTTTACTACTTTCCTTAATAATAGGTTCCGCAGACCTCATCACAGGTAAGAAGTTGTTAATTTCATTTTTCTATTTCATCCCGGTAGTAATTTCCAGCATTTACGGCGGACGCAGAACGGGTATCCTCATCGGTCTGGTGAGCGGAATAATATATTTTGTTACCGGGGTTTTTGCAAATTCGTGGAGCACACCGGTGGACTCTATATTAAATCTCATACTTCCTGCAATTATCTTTATGACAGCGGCGGCATTTATTTCGACGAGGCGTGAGGAAAAGCCAGCTTCGTCTAACGAACAAATACCGGCGAGGTTATCGAGCAACGGCATGGGAAGTAACGGAACGAACGGACACGGAGAGAGAGATTTCAGGAAGTTTTTCGATAACGCGATAGACGCGATCTATGCAACCGACGAACAGGGAAACCTGGTTGTTGCAAACAGCGCTTTTTTTGACATCACCGGTTATTCCGAAAAAGAAATATCCAGCCTGAACTATAAAAATCTTGTTTCCCCATCACACAGGAAGAAGGTAGATACTTTTTATAAAAGGCAGTTTATAAACAGGACACAGAATTCATACATAGAGTTTCCGATACTCACCAAAAAGGGTGATGAGAAATGGGTGGCGCAGAACACATACATGATACAGGAGAACGGTTCTGTTTCGGAATTTTATTTTGTTACGCGAGACATATCTGAGCAGGTAAAGAGTAAGAAGTTCGCAGAGGATAATGAAAAGAAACTGAGACAGATAATAGACCTGGTACCACATTTTATTTTTGCGAAAGATATAAACGGGAAATTCATATTAGCCAACCAGGCAACTGCTGAGGTTTACGGTACGACAGTGGAAGACCTTCTTACAAAGACCGACGCCGATTTTGCAAAGTCAAAAGAGGAGGCGGAGGGCTTCAGGAAGGATGACCTGGAAGTAATAAAAAGCGGAGAGGCGAAATTTATACAGGAAGAAAAGATAACGGATGCTGAAGGAAACGTAAGATATTTACAGACAATAAAGATCCCTTACACAGAGCCGGAAACAAATAAAGCAGCAGTTCTTGGTGTTTCTACGGATATAACAGAAAGGAAGAGCTTCCTGGAGGCATTGCTGGAGAGTGAAACAAAATTCAGAAGTTTTGCAAAGACTGCCCCTGTGGCATTGACGAGGTATGATCCCCAGGTACAGAGGTATGAATTTGTAAACGATGAGTTTATCAGGCAATCGGGGTATGCCAAGGAAGAATTTGACATGCTGAGTGAAGAACAGCTCCAGGATATGCTTCATGAGGAAGACAGGGAGAAGATATATAAGAGCTTTAAGAAATGGCAGGAAAAAGGTTACAAAGGTATCGAGCACCTCGATTACAGGATAACAAATAAGACAGGCTCAATAGTCTGGCTTGATACATATTTTTACGCCGACCGGGGTGAGGATGGTAATCTAAAATACATAAACCAGATCTGTGTCGATATTACCGAGCAGAAGCTAATCGAGCAATCGCTTAAGCGAAGCGAAGAAAGATACAAAACATTTATCCATCACAGCACGGAGGGTATTTACAGGCTTGAAATGGAAAACCCCGTTGATATAAGCCTCGATGAAGAGGAATTCGTAAAGGGAGTATTCGATAACGCTTACATTGCAGAGTGCAACGACGCGATGGCAAGGATGTACGGTTTTGAAAATACAGAGGATGCGCTGAACAAAAAGCTCATAGAGCTTCACGGCAGTGGTGACGTAACCGAGAACACAAATACATTCCTGAGCTTTATCCGCTCCGGTCTAAAGATATCAAACGCGGAAACGATAGAGATGGATAAGGACGGCAATAAGAAATATTTTAATAATAATGCCGTCGGTATGGTAGAGAATGGTATGCTGATGAGAATATGGGGATCACAATCCGACATTACCGAGAGAAAAGAAATAATAGAGCAGAACAGGAAACTCTACAGGGCGGTAGAACAAAGCTCGGCATCGATCATTATAACGAACACATCCGGTGTTATAGAATATGTGAACCACAAGTTTTCCGAGATAACGGGATACCCGGCTGAGGAAGTTCTCGGAAAGGTCGCGAGGATTTTTAAGAAGGGAACGATAGTCGGGCTGGAAAATAACCGGGAGCTTATAGACATAATAGCCGGGGGTGTCGAGTGGAGCGGTGAGTATCTAAACAGAAGAAAGAACGACGAGAACTACTGGGAATACGCAAACATATCACCGATAAAAAATGACAACGGCGAAGTAACCCACTTCGTTGCAATATGCGAGGACATTACGGATCAAAAACTGACGGAAGACTCTATCAGAAGAAGTGAAGAGAGGTACAGAGCGTTCATTACTCACAGTTCCGAAGGTATATACAGGATGGAGCTGAGAAAACCAATAAACATAAATTCATCACTGGAAGAGCACATAAACCATTTCATGGACCATGCCTACCTGGCGGAATGTAACGACGTTATGGCGAAAATGTACGGCTATGAAAAGGCTGAAGAAGTGGTGAATAAGCAGGTGAAAGACCTTCTCGGGAACAGGGAAGAAAGCCAGGCATCTAACAGTATTTCTTTTGAGTCGTTCGTAAAGGCAGGGTACAGGATAAACAATAGTGAAACAAAAGAAATAGATAAGGAAGGCAACGTAAAGTATTTCCTCAATAACGGTGTCGGTATAATAGAGAACGATCATCTGGTACGACTATGGGGTACACAGAGAGATATTACCCAACTGAGGATGATGCAGGAGGAACTGAGAAAACTATCGAGGGCTGTAGAGCAAAGTCCAGACTCAGTTATTATTACAAACACCGAGGGAAAGATAGTTTACGTGAATCCGAAGTTTTCAGAGGTAACAGGTTTTACTCCTGCTGAGGTGCACGGCATGTACCCGTTCATATTGCTGAAAGGTGAGGCACCGAAAGAGATATATAATGAGATATGGGACGCAATGAGAGAAGGCAATGATTGGAAGGGTGAGTATTTTAACAGGAAGAAGAACGGGGAAAGATACTGGGAATATGCTACGATATCTCCGATCAAGGATGAAGAAGGCAACATCACCCATTATGTATATGTGAAGGAAGATATATCCGAGCGTAAGGTATTCGAGAACGAACTCCTCAGCGCGAAGGAAAAAGCAGAAGAAGCAAGTAACGCAAAGAGCCGGTTCCTTGCAAATATGAGCCACGAGATAAGAACACCGATGAACGGGATAGTGGGAATGGCACAGCTATTGACCCTGACGGACCTGAACGAGGAACAGTCGGAATACGTCGATATGATACACTATTCATCAGACGTGCTATTGAAGATCATAAACGACGTACTGGACTTCTCAAAGATCGAATCAGGTAAGTTTAAGCTGAACGAAGAAGAGTTTAATATAATAGAATTACTCGATAATACATTTAAGATACTCAGGTCGGATGCCGAGAGCAAGCGTCTAAAATTCGTTTTCGACGTGGACAAGGCGCTCAATATAAAAGTGCTGGGTGACCGTTACCGTCTGAACCAGATACTGACCAATCTTATCAGCAACGCGATAAAGTTCACACAACAGGGCGAAATCAGAGTAAAGGTTAAAGAGGCTGCCCGCAAGGGATCTAAGATAATGCTGGAATTTATAATATCTGATACCGGAATCGGAATCCCAAGCGACAAGTTCGAGAGTCTTTTCGAGAGCTTCACTCAGCTGGAGAATCCATACGTCAAGCAGTACATGGGTACCGGGCTGGGACTTTCCATTGTTAAGAGACTGATAGACATGATGAAGGGTGAAATAAGCGTAACGAGTGAAGAGGACAAGGGAAGTGAGTTTACGGTGAGGCTGGATTTTAAATTGGTGAAGTAAAACTTAAGGGGAGATAGATTTTAAAAAAGGAGGCACAGACAGTGCCTCCTTTTTTTTGTATTAGTTTTCGGGTTTGTCGTGATTGAACATCCAGTTGACACCGAACTTATCAGTACACATTCCGAATTTAGCACCCCAGAAGGTGTCCTGCAGAGGCATAGTTACGTTTCCGCCTGCAGAGAGATTGTCAAAAGTTTTTTTCTGGTCATCTTCATTGTCAAAATTAAGGCTGAGAGAGATGTTATTGCCGGCGGTGAAGGGCTGACCGGGCATAGAATCGGAAGCCATAAGAGTGAGATCACCTGCTTTTAGGGTTGAGTGCATGACCTTGCTCTTATAGTCTTCGGGAACTTCCATGGGAGCGCCTTCGAAGTTCATCATAGCTTCGATCTCGCCGTCGAGGGCGTCCTTGTAAAAGTTCATTGCTTCCTCGCAATTTCCGTTAAAAGTAAGATAAGGAATAATTTTGTACATAATAGGTCTTGTTTAATTAGTTAAAGATGGATTTAGCGTAAGGAGTTAAATATAATATAAGTGACGGAGATTAACAAAATAGAAAGGAATTCTAACCAAACCTTTATTTAATAGAATATTCCCAGCCGGGCATTTTAATCACTCCACGAGTTCGATCTCGATGAGTCATGGACCTGCGGTGATTATGGGTTTTGTGAATTGTTAAGTTTGGATTAATAGGGTAATTTTTGGGTATGGCGAAGAGTACGCAAATGGTAAAGGTAGGGAAGCGGACGCTGGAGCTTTCCAATTTGAAGAAGGTGCTTTTTCCGGATGATGGTATCATCAAGGCGGAAGTGATAGATTATTATCTAAAAATAGCCCCGACGATACTAAACCACATCAAGGGGAGACCGCTTTCGCTGATAAGATTTCCGGACGGTATATACGGCGAGCGGTTCTTTCAGAAGAACAGACCGGAGTGGGCGCCGGATTGGATAGAGTACGTTCCACTCGGGAGCGAAGATAAGAAGGACTACATACTTGCCACGGAGGAGGCGTCGCTGGTGTGGCTGGCGAACCTTGCCTGCCTGGAAATACACCAGATGCATTCCAAGAAACCGGATTACGATAAGCCGGATTACATGGTATTCGATATAGACCCGCCGGAGGGATACAAGTTCACGGACGTTGTAGAGATAGCGCTGGAATTGCGGCCGTTTTTGGAGAACCTGGGTTATCATGCTTTTGTGAAGACGACGGGAGGAAAGGGTGTGCACGTGGTGACACCGATAGAGCAGAGATGGGATTTTCATACGGTATTCGAGACGGCTCAGGAGATAGCAAAGCCCTTTGTAGAGGAGAGATCGAATTTAACTTTACACATAAAGAAAGAAGCGAGGAAGGGCAGGGTGCTGGTGGATATATACAGGATAAGGCAGGGACAGTCCATCGTTTCTCCATACAGTCTGCGCGGCAACAAGGGAGCGCCGGTGTCTATGCCGTTGACATGGGAACAATTGGAAACGCTGACTGACCCCATAGAATATAATCTGATGAACGTACCGGATATGGTGATGACGGAAGGCGACGCGTGGGAAGGAATATCGGCGTACGCAGTGGAGCTTCACACCGAAAGAAGGGCAGCTGCCAAACCAAAAAAACTAGGACCTAATCCAAAACATAAAACACCGGAACAATTAGAGAAGTATTCCAAGAAGAGGGACTTCGAGAAGACACCGGAGCCGGGCGCGGAGGTATTCGATGGTAAGGGAAATAATTTCGTAATACACAGACATCACGCGTCGAGACTGCATTACGATCTGCGGTTAGAGCAGGATGGGGTGCTTAAGTCGTGGGCAGTACCAAAGGGACTTCCGCCCGCGCCGGGAATAAAGAGACTGGCAGTGCAGACGGAAGATCACCCGATGGAGTATCTTACATTCGAGGGCACAATACCGAAGGGACAGTACGGCGGAGGCGACATGTGGGTTTACGCGGCGGGCAAGTACGAGATAACAAAAGAGAAGAAGGACGGATTTTATTTCAGGCTTCACAGCCCGGCAGTGAGCGGTGAGTACAGGATGTACATGATAAACAAGAACAAGAAAGAGTACCTTATGGAGCGGGTGGGAAATCCGCAGGTGGACTGGCTTCACTCGGATATAGAACCCATGCTGGCACAAACGCGAAAGGACGTTCCAACCGGAGACAGGTATCTATACGAAGTGAAGTGGGATGGTATAAGGGTTATGGTTTCGCTGGATGAGGGAAAGGTTACATTGCGGACGAGGAACAATAATGACATCACGGCGAAGTTTCCGGAACTACTGAGCGCAGAAAAATCCTTCAGAGCGACGTGCGGATTATTCGACGGTGAGATAGTATGCCTGGATGAGGAAGGCAGACCGGTATTCAAAGACGTCATTAACAGGATGCAAAGGTCATCGGAAGGAGACATAGAGCGGGCGATGAAGAAACAGCCGGCATTTTGTTACCTCTTCGACGTGTTGTACCTGGACGGGAGGGCA encodes:
- a CDS encoding PAS domain S-box protein encodes the protein MKEIFYKIGNTLNKLSGPGVFFTALLLSLIIGSADLITGKKLLISFFYFIPVVISSIYGGRRTGILIGLVSGIIYFVTGVFANSWSTPVDSILNLILPAIIFMTAAAFISTRREEKPASSNEQIPARLSSNGMGSNGTNGHGERDFRKFFDNAIDAIYATDEQGNLVVANSAFFDITGYSEKEISSLNYKNLVSPSHRKKVDTFYKRQFINRTQNSYIEFPILTKKGDEKWVAQNTYMIQENGSVSEFYFVTRDISEQVKSKKFAEDNEKKLRQIIDLVPHFIFAKDINGKFILANQATAEVYGTTVEDLLTKTDADFAKSKEEAEGFRKDDLEVIKSGEAKFIQEEKITDAEGNVRYLQTIKIPYTEPETNKAAVLGVSTDITERKSFLEALLESETKFRSFAKTAPVALTRYDPQVQRYEFVNDEFIRQSGYAKEEFDMLSEEQLQDMLHEEDREKIYKSFKKWQEKGYKGIEHLDYRITNKTGSIVWLDTYFYADRGEDGNLKYINQICVDITEQKLIEQSLKRSEERYKTFIHHSTEGIYRLEMENPVDISLDEEEFVKGVFDNAYIAECNDAMARMYGFENTEDALNKKLIELHGSGDVTENTNTFLSFIRSGLKISNAETIEMDKDGNKKYFNNNAVGMVENGMLMRIWGSQSDITERKEIIEQNRKLYRAVEQSSASIIITNTSGVIEYVNHKFSEITGYPAEEVLGKVARIFKKGTIVGLENNRELIDIIAGGVEWSGEYLNRRKNDENYWEYANISPIKNDNGEVTHFVAICEDITDQKLTEDSIRRSEERYRAFITHSSEGIYRMELRKPININSSLEEHINHFMDHAYLAECNDVMAKMYGYEKAEEVVNKQVKDLLGNREESQASNSISFESFVKAGYRINNSETKEIDKEGNVKYFLNNGVGIIENDHLVRLWGTQRDITQLRMMQEELRKLSRAVEQSPDSVIITNTEGKIVYVNPKFSEVTGFTPAEVHGMYPFILLKGEAPKEIYNEIWDAMREGNDWKGEYFNRKKNGERYWEYATISPIKDEEGNITHYVYVKEDISERKVFENELLSAKEKAEEASNAKSRFLANMSHEIRTPMNGIVGMAQLLTLTDLNEEQSEYVDMIHYSSDVLLKIINDVLDFSKIESGKFKLNEEEFNIIELLDNTFKILRSDAESKRLKFVFDVDKALNIKVLGDRYRLNQILTNLISNAIKFTQQGEIRVKVKEAARKGSKIMLEFIISDTGIGIPSDKFESLFESFTQLENPYVKQYMGTGLGLSIVKRLIDMMKGEISVTSEEDKGSEFTVRLDFKLVK
- a CDS encoding VOC family protein, whose protein sequence is MYKIIPYLTFNGNCEEAMNFYKDALDGEIEAMMNFEGAPMEVPEDYKSKVMHSTLKAGDLTLMASDSMPGQPFTAGNNISLSLNFDNEDDQKKTFDNLSAGGNVTMPLQDTFWGAKFGMCTDKFGVNWMFNHDKPEN